The Hydra vulgaris chromosome 11, alternate assembly HydraT2T_AEP genome contains a region encoding:
- the LOC100211531 gene encoding transmembrane protein 106B isoform X2 → MDLSTSFNNFKYEHFPIVCPTCEGTGKRYPDMSKEMVTFIPVKDKRLRPAYIKLKIFLLTFFLISIGGTTIYFIYPRDIKFCINDLPDLKNFTFTSSNSSMIYKAFIFFKNNNYYSVHIYNGTVQLSYNEFVVAVATIPPMVVGLRKEVNMPVNLEAVYDEDAGKHINKVCYNNRSFFGQDIQMSAAYSSWIHSDHISGENFYFYVDCSYLIFPMPTKNPVKN, encoded by the exons ATGGATCTAAGCACTAGTTTCAATAACTTCAAGTATGAACACTTTCCGATTGTGTGTCCGACTTGTGAAGGTACTGGAAAACGTTACCCag ATATGAGCAAAGAGATGGTGACATTTATTCCTGTTAAAGATAAAAGATTACGTCCTGCATATat taaactgaAGATTTTCTTGCTTACCTTTTTTCTTATAAGCATTGGAGGAACtactatttatttcatttatccTCGAGATATAAAGTTTTGCATAAATGATTTACCTGACctcaaaaattttacatttacttCAAGTAATTCTTCTATGATTTACAAG gctttcatcttttttaagaaTAACAACTACTATTCGGTCCATATTTACAATGGAACAGTTCAACTTTCATACAATGAGTTTGTTGTTGCTGTGGCTACAATTCCTCCTATGGTTGTTGGTTTAAGGAAGGAAGTAAAT atgcCAGTTAATTTAGAAGCTGTTTATGATGAAGATGCTGGGAAACATATTAA cAAAGTTTGTTATAACAACCGAAGTTTTTTTGGGCAAGACATTCA aatgtCGGCTGCTTATTCCAGTTGGATACATTCTGATCACATATCGGGGGAGAATTTCTACTTTTATGTTGATTGCAGTTATTTGATATTTCCCATGCCTACTAAAAATCCGGTGAAAAATTGA
- the LOC136086689 gene encoding ARL14 effector protein-like has translation MEKCDIGKSLNIHCHKTGFSRKQGFVQFKDLPCEKQEEIIWRANLKEKYSSIRIICCYHEQFYGKYFERKITKCCNPFGTHKESKKIAIKGNIKISIDMANYLQKNNVYVTPGWKFCSKCYKKAIETDEDLNSQEEWESKSEKKIKLDTTIELLGISPVKLKSLSKHSKLPVAKQKCENTIDRVAKMVSLAYNIKETFLTTEINNKKPHFKQQH, from the exons atggaGAAATGTGATATTGGAAAAAGTCTTAACATTCATTGCCACAAAACTGGATTTTCAAGAAAACAAggttttgttcaatttaaagatCTTCCTTGtgaaaaacaagaagaaataatatggcgagcaaatttaaaggaaaaatatagttcaataagaATTATATGTTGTTATCATGAGCAAttctatggaaaatattttgagagaaaaattacaaagtgTTGCAATCCTTTTGGAACACAcaaggaaagtaaaaaaattgctataaaag gtaaTATAAAGATTTCCATAGACATGgcaaactatttgcaaaaaaataatgtttatgtaaCCCCAGGTTGGAAATTCTGcagtaaatgttacaaaaaagcaatagaaactgatgaagatttaaattcaCAGGAGGAATGGGAAtcaaaaagtgagaaaaaaattaagttagataCTACTATAGAATTGCTTGGAATTTCACCAGTCAAactaaaaagtctttcaaaacacAGCAAATTGCCTGTAGCAAAACAAAAGTGTGAGAACACTATTGACAGAGTTGCAAAAATGGTCTCATTagcatataatattaaagaaacttttttaacaacagaaattaacaacaaaaagccccattttaaacaacaacattaa